The genomic window AAATTTCGCAGTAAAGGTATACTATTATAAAGTTTCGCTTAATGGGGCATGAGTAGAAACCTTGCCAATTTCCTTTGAGAGGTTCCCCAACAGTTAACGGGTTGTCGATAATCATATCGACTTTTTTTTGTACTTGTTTTTTTATTGACGAATGCTTCTTGAGGCTTTTAAGGAATGCGGCTTCAAATTTAATATCCATCAGTTACCAAAAACCTCATCATAGGAATGCCACTCAGCGGTTCCCTTTTGGAGTTTAGCCTGGGCCTCTTTCATCGCACTGTTGAAGGCAGGGTGCGAAAGAATCTTTTCTGTGCTTTCGCCTTCAATCTTTCTTTTTAAGGTCAACAAATATTGGGTGACCATGTCGGCAACGGAAATTCTGTTTTCTGCAGCAAAGACTTTTGCGAAGTCAGCAAGATCCTGATCAAGGCTGATGTTTAGACGGGTTTTATTCATGGTTGACCTCTATTTTAGTATTTCTTGTTCCTAGTTTACGCATTGTGGAAACGATAGTCAAGTGTCCAGGGGGGTGCTGTGGTTAAATGGTGATTTGGTTGGTGAACTGAGAATACTAATAAAGATAAACGCCCGGATCGGGAAATGATT from Desulfobulbaceae bacterium includes these protein-coding regions:
- a CDS encoding type II toxin-antitoxin system mRNA interferase toxin, RelE/StbE family, coding for MDIKFEAAFLKSLKKHSSIKKQVQKKVDMIIDNPLTVGEPLKGNWQGFYSCPIKRNFIIVYLYCEI